In the genome of Candidatus Pristimantibacillus lignocellulolyticus, the window TCATTTGCAAGGAACTATTCAAGCTAATCTGCAAAATGATGTTGTTCATAATCAAGCGACTGCATCTCATAATCCATTGACCGCAAATCAGCAAGCTGATCATTTGCAACCACAGGCCAATGCTACTGCAGCTCAAGCTGGTCAAGCAACAACGAATCATGACAGCTTAAAAGCTTCGATTATGCAATTAGTGCAAAGTGCGGATACACCAGCAGCAGTGAAGGAAACGGCACAACAGCTATTGAATGCGATCACTGGACAGCAATTAATGTTATCGACCGAGCGGAATCACTCCGTATTTTCACATGTGACGATGTTTATTCCATTGCAGGATAAAGAGGGTGGGCAAACTGCTGCCGTTCATATTCAAACACGTCGAGACCGTAAAGGCGAATTGGATTCGGAAAATTGCCGTATTGTATTTGATCTTAATATGAATGCGATAGGACCAACGATGGTTGATGTGAATATTACGAGCAAGATCGTTAGCTTGAATTTATGGAATGATCATCCTGCAATAGGAGCAGTGATCGAAGCACTTAAGCCAGAAATCAGTGAAGCATTATATTCTACAGGTTATATGCTTTCTGCCGTTAGAACAACTCCGATTCCAACACCAGAAGCAGAGAATGAACAATTAGAAGAACTTAAACAGAGAATGCTTCCGCCTGATGTCGAACAGATCAACTCGACGCGCTATAAAGGAGTCGACTTCAAAGTATGAATGAACAACCACCAGTTACAAAAATGCGTAAAGCAGTAGCGATGAAATATGATCCGATGAATACTACTGCACCTACACTTATCGCCAAAGGGCAAGGTGAACTTGCTGAACGGATACTAGCTAAAGCAAAAGAAAATGGAGTGCCGATCCAGGAAGATCAATCGCTAGTAGAAGTATTATCTAAATTAGATATCGATCAGGAAATCCCACCAGAATTGTTTGCTGTAGTTGCAGAAATATTGAGCTTTGTATACAGAGCGGATCGGAATGCGAGGGATTGGCCACTATGACCCTGAATCGAAAGCAGCTAGGTGCGGAAGGTGAAGAGCGAGCAAGTTTGTATTTGCAAGAGCAAGGCTACATCATCGTTCAGCGCAACTGGCGCTGTAGTTCAGGCGAGATAGATATTATAGCAAGTAAAGATAATCAGCTTGTGTTCGTTGAAGTGAGAACTAGAACCGTGTATGCTCAAGGGGCAGGAGTGAATCGTTATGGTTCAGTGCTAGAAGCGATCACTCCCCGTAAGCAGATGCAGTTGCGTCGTCTGGCTGAGATCTATCTCTATCAATCGAAGCTACGAAACATTTCGCTCAGCTTTGATGTTGTGTTAGTAGAGCGAAGCGGGGAACATTATACATTGAATCATATTAAACATGCGTTTTGAGTTAGATCATACTACGGAGGTAGTGGGGTCTAGCTTTTTTGTTGTAGTTAGTAGTGGTAGAGTGATGAAAGTGATGAAATCAATGTGTGGTATAATAGTGAATTATTGAGACTGAATAGTTAGTAGATA includes:
- a CDS encoding YraN family protein — encoded protein: MTLNRKQLGAEGEERASLYLQEQGYIIVQRNWRCSSGEIDIIASKDNQLVFVEVRTRTVYAQGAGVNRYGSVLEAITPRKQMQLRRLAEIYLYQSKLRNISLSFDVVLVERSGEHYTLNHIKHAF
- a CDS encoding EscU/YscU/HrcU family type III secretion system export apparatus switch protein, translating into MNEQPPVTKMRKAVAMKYDPMNTTAPTLIAKGQGELAERILAKAKENGVPIQEDQSLVEVLSKLDIDQEIPPELFAVVAEILSFVYRADRNARDWPL